One segment of Penaeus chinensis breed Huanghai No. 1 chromosome 14, ASM1920278v2, whole genome shotgun sequence DNA contains the following:
- the LOC125032120 gene encoding zinc finger protein 628-like, with protein MAAASKAANGQGIHPEERFASLNPMNEPLQLSPAVEGRVEPYELVELFYGSSTVSPANHTSHLSPRSAGTSSPEVMQVLEQVSKDKQLPDSYTCEVCGRNFKEASHFTKHKRGALCRKLAQRMAKKSKKKKSSTGQELSDRRNKQVLLHKPYQCNVCGAKFCDKVNVELHLERQHNSQQQLWVEVAKNGGFSCAECDRWFKDKGNLVEHQRQHMASYLQHNNRLNNGEERLIVSDRAVLQQPQGTTVVYYHDPLQQVQTYSQQPQPPPPPHLPPPPPPPAPPPMAHTHSNMTSVLHTPQLPPGTIFQTSHTNMQPPPPTPSQSPLPNMLPLGVVDNVAKGLKNNKTDRLTSNSKWNICGDCGHKFVDPMNLELHIQRKHPDSYMIETVNLGGGTILYKTNNTRSDVQCLITPNNASNPEIKQSKVNPQTFDCILCGYKATSKSYILYHLQNVHDTNNANFIHVLETLESGKKGSRGPKGRKGQQDPLLREQRHSCEACSEVFLSKAELIRHRIKDKQYMCGVCCHASCSQQQVTAHMATHHPVNGNSRATVSGPLVCWICGAVSSSAPTLDDHLLTHGAITAECVSCGERAERLGTLIPHVAVHLPQQSTDIRLTVSRLGQSPTVHTLEVAVDGTITIAINSPAVVSEEPSRVAPAYACSECGACLAGAAQLEAHLQLHQSNGTVTTHTAVSSVNSSGTFSNTTATVASEPSMQSPPSVSGISVGGIGRVPGSFEFRCEECGFWRQDSEPVMRHIQAVHMSGNMLHSVKLQSGLVQIHPIHVVTPISSLSAQ; from the exons ATGGCAGCAGCATCCAAGGCAGCTAATGGCCAAGGAATTCATCCAGAAGAGAGATTTGCATCTTTGAACCCTATGAATGAACCCTTGCAGCTATCACCTGCG GTTGAAGGTCGTGTGGAACCATATGAGCTTGTTGAATTATTCTATGGTAGCAGTACTGTTTCTCCAGCCAATCACACATCCCATCTTTCACCTAGATCTGCAGGAACATCATCTCCTGAAGTCATGCAg GTACTAGAACAGGTGTCGAAGGACAAGCAACTTCCCGATTCCTACACGTGTGAAGTGTGTGGTCGAAATTTCAAGGAGGCATCACACTTCACCAAACACAAGCGAGGAGCATTATGTAGAAAATTAGCCCAGAGGATGGCCAAgaaatcaaagaagaagaagagctccACTGGCCAGGAACTCTCAGATCGAAGAAACAAACAAGTATTACTCCACAAGCCATATCAGTGTAACGTGTGTGGTGCCAAATTCTGCGACAAGGTGAATGTGGAACTGCACCTTGAAAGGCAGCACAACAGTCAGCAGCAGTTATGGGTGGAAGTGGCCAAAAATGGGGGATTCTCATGTGCAGAGTGTGATAGATGGTTCAAAGATAAGGGGAATTTAGTAGAGCATCAGAGGCAGCATATGGCATCCTATTTGCAGCATAACAATCGGTTGAATAACGGTGAAGAACGGCTTATAGTTTCAGACAGAGCTGTCTTACAGCAGCCACAAGGAACTACAGTTGTTTATTACCATGATCCTCTTCAGCAGGTCCAGACATACAGTCAGCAACCtcaacctccaccacctccacatctaccaccaccaccaccaccaccagcaccaccacccatggcacacacacactccaatatGACTTCTGTTCTACACACTCCACAGCTACCACCTGGTACCATTTTTCAAACCTCTCACACCAACATGcaaccacctcctcctaccccctcacaGTCTCCATTGCCAAACATGTTACCTCTGGGAGTAGTTGATAATGTAGCCAAGGGattaaagaacaataaaacagacAGATTAACTTCAAATAGCAAGTGGAATATATGTGGAGATTGTGGACATAAATTTGTAGACCCAATGAATTTAGAACTTCATATTCAGAGGAAACATCCAGATTCTTATATGATAGAAACCGTAAATCTAGGTGGAGGAACAATTTTGTATAAAACTAACAACACCAGATCTGATGTACAGTGTCTGATTACTCCAAATAATGCAAGCAACCCAGAGATAAAGCAGAGTAAGGTGAACCCCCAAACTTTTGATTGCATTTTGTGTGGTTACAAAGCAACTTCCAAAAGCTACATTTTATATCATCTGCAGAATGTCCATGATACAAATAATGCAAATTTTATACATGTATTAGAGACTCTAGAATCAGGGAAAAAGGGATCCAGAGGTCCAAAAGGTAGAAAAGGTCAACAAGACCCCCTTTTGCGAGAACAGCGGCATTCATGTGAGGCTTGTAGTGAAGTTTTTCTATCAAAAGCTGAGCTCATTCGGCACAGAATCAAAGACAAACAGtatatgtgtggtgtttgttgtcATGCTTCTTGTAGTCAACAACAAGTAACTGCTCACATGGCAACTCACCATCCAGTAAATGGAAACAGTAGAGCAACTGTAAGTGGTCCTCTTGTGTGTTGGATATGTGGAGCAGTGTCTTCTTCAGCACCAACTTTAGATGACCATTTACTTACCCATGGTGCAATTACTGCTGAGTGTGTTTCTTgcggagagagagccgagaggttAGGGACCCTTATTCCTCATGTGGCTGTCCATCTCCCTCAACAATCCACAGATATTCGCTTAACTGTGTCAAGACTTGGGCAATCACCAACAGTGCATACCTTGGAAGTGGCTGTGGATGGGACAATAACCATAGCCATAAATTCTCCTGCAGTTGTTTCAGAGGAACCCTCTCGTGTTGCTCCAGCATATGCTTGCAGTGAATGTGGTGCCTGTCTTGCTGGTGCAGCTCAGCTGGAAGCTCATCTGCAATTGCATCAAAGTAATGGAACtgtcacaacacacacagcagTGTCATCAGTCAACAGCTCAGGGACATTCAGCAACACAACAGCAACGGTAGCCTCAGAACCGTCAATGCAATCACCGCCATCAGTCTCAGGAATTTCAGTAGGTGGCATTGGGAGAGTTCCTGGTTCCTTTGAATTCAGGTGTGAAGAATGTGGGTTCTGGCGACAGGATAGTGAGCCTGTGATGCGCCACATACAGGCTGTGCATATGTCAGGAAACATGCTCCACTCTGTAAAATTGCAATCGGGCTTGGTGCAAATTCACCCAATTCATGTTGTAACGCCAATTAGTAGTCTGTCAGCACAGTGA